A window of Hemibagrus wyckioides isolate EC202008001 linkage group LG03, SWU_Hwy_1.0, whole genome shotgun sequence contains these coding sequences:
- the pde10a gene encoding cAMP and cAMP-inhibited cGMP 3',5'-cyclic phosphodiesterase 10A isoform X3 — protein MEDGPPSTSCFRRLADCFLGSNESSTKEVSRQYQDTNMQGVVYELNSYMEQRLDTGGDNKLLLYELCNIIKTATKADGFALYFLGECNNTLCLFTPTGAKEGLPGLIPSGPIAFGTTIAAHVAKTRKTLLVEDIMGDERFPHGTGQDSGIHVHSVLCLPILTAIGDLIAVLELHRHLGREPFNLSHQEVATANLAWASVAIHQVQVCRGLAKQTELNDFLLDVSKTYFDNIVAIDSLLEHIMIYAKNLVNADRCALFQVDHNNKELYSDLFDIGEENEGKPVFKKTKEIRFSIEKGIAGQVARTGEVLNIPDAYADPRFNREVDLYTGYTTRNILCMPIVSRGTVIGVVQMVNKLNGSAFTKTDENNFKMFAVFCALALHCANMYHRIRHSECIYRVTMEKLSYHSICTSEEWKTLTQLSLPTPIYKEIELFHFDISPYEELWPAVFVYMVHSSCGKNSFELEKLCRFTMSVRKNYRRVPYHNWKHAVTVAHCMYVILQKTSGIFTELERKGLLIACLCHDLDHRGYSNSYLQKFDHPLAALYSTSTMEQHHFSQTVSILQLEGHNIFSNLTSSEYEQVLEIIRKAIIATDLALYFGNRKQLADLLSTGALDLNNHAHRDRVIGLMMTACDLCSVTKLWPVTRLTANDIYAEFWAEGDEMKKIGMQPIPMMDRDKKDEVPQGQVGFYNAVAIPCYTTLSELFPPSDPLLRACRENLGQWERIVRGEEPCAWTPCEEPEQSELLESGPVKVDN, from the exons CCACAAAAGCTGATGGTTTTGCACTATACTTCCTTGGAGAATGCAACAAT ACCCTGTGTTTATTCACGCCAACCGGGGCGAAGGAGGGGCTTCCTGGGCTCATCCCCTCCGGTCCCATTGCGTTCGGTACCACCATAGCTGCTCACGTTGCCAAGACACGCAAGACACTACTTGTAGAAGACATCATGGGG gacGAGCGGTTCCCTCATGGCACAGGGCAGGACTCAGGGATCCATGTTCACTCTGTTCTGTGTCTCCCCATCCTCACGGCCATCGGAGACCTGATTGCTGTGCTGGAGCTGCACCGCCACCTGGGCCGAGAGCCCTTCAACCTCAGCCACCAGGAG gttGCCACTGCAAATTTAGCATGGGCTTCTGTAGCTATTCACCAAGTGCAG GTCTGCAGAGGTTTAGCAAAGCAGACAGAGCTCAACGACTTCCTCCTAGATGTGTCAAA AACGTACTTCGACAACATTGTGGCAATAGATTCTCTACTTGAACATATCATG ATATATGCAAAAAACCTGGTGAATGCAGACAGATGCGCCCTCTTCCAGGTCGATCACAATAACAAAGAGCTGTACTCTGACCTCTTCGATATCGGGGAGGAGAATGAAGGGAAGCCGGTATTTAAGAAAACCAAAGAAATTAG GTTTTCTATAGAGAAGGGCATAGCGGGTCAAGTGGCACGAACAGGAGAGGTCTTGAATATTCCAGATGCCTATGCAGACCCACGGTTCAACAG AGAAGTGGACCTGTATACTGGCTACACAACACGGAACATCCTGTGCATGCCCATCGTCAGCCGAGGGACCGTAATAGGCGTGGTACAGATGGTGAACAAGCTGAACGGAAGTGCCTTCACTAAAACTGACGAGAACAACTTTAAGATGTTCGCTGTCTTTTGTGCTCTGGCCTTACACTGTGCAAAT atgtatcaTCGGATCAGACATTCAGAGTGCATCTACAGAGTGACGATGGAGAAACTTTCATACCACAGCATCTGCACATCTGAGGAGTGGAAGACTCTCACACAGCTTTCCCTTCCTACCCCTATATACAAAGAGATTGAACT GTTCCACTTTGACATTAGCCCTTATGAGGAACTCTGGCCTGCAGTCTTTGTGTACATGGTTCACAGTTCATGTGGGAAAAACAG TTTTGAGCTGGAGAAGTTGTGTCGCTTCACCATGTCAGTGCGAAAGAATTACAGACGGGTTCCATACCACAACTGGAAGCATGCGGTGACGGTGGCCCACTGCATGTACGTCATTCTCCAGAAAACCTCTGGAATCTTCACTGAACTGGAG AGGAAAGGTCTGCTCATAGCCTGCTTGTGTCATGATCTCGACCACCGAGGTTACAGTAACAGCTACCTGCAGAAGTTTGACCACCCGCTGGCGGCGCTGTACTCCACGTCCACCATGGAACAGCATCATTTCTCCCAGACGGTGTCTATCCTGCAG CTGGAAGGGCACAATATTTTCTCCAACCTGACTTCCAGCGAGTACGAGCAGGTGCTAGAGAtcatccgcaaagccatcatCGCCACCGACCTGGCACTCTACTTCGGCAACCGCAAACAGCTTGCTGATCTGCTGAGCACAGGAGCGCTGGACCTGAACAACCACGCCCACAG GGACCGCGTAATAGGCCTGATGATGACGGCGTGTGATCTCTGCTCTGTTACTAAACTGTGGCCTGTCACTCGCCTCACAGCCAATGACATCTATGCAGAGTTCTGGGCTGAG GgggatgagatgaagaagatagGAATGCAGCCCATTCCCATGATGGACAGGGATAAGAAGGATGAGGTTCCTCAGGGACAG gtgggGTTTTACAATGCAGTGGCCATTCcctgttacaccacactgtctgagCTGTTCCCTCCATCTGATCCTCTTCTTCGAGCCTGCAG GGAAAACCTGGGCCAGTGGGAGCGTATCGTTCGAGGGGAAGAGCCATGCGCGTGGACTCCATGTGAGGAACCGGAGCAGAGTGAGCTGCTAGAGTCTGGACCAGTCAAAGTGGACAACTGA
- the pde10a gene encoding cAMP and cAMP-inhibited cGMP 3',5'-cyclic phosphodiesterase 10A isoform X4 codes for MEDGPPSTSCFRRLADCFLGSNESSTKEVSRYQDTNMQGVVYELNSYMEQRLDTGGDNKLLLYELCNIIKTATKADGFALYFLGECNNTLCLFTPTGAKEGLPGLIPSGPIAFGTTIAAHVAKTRKTLLVEDIMGDERFPHGTGQDSGIHVHSVLCLPILTAIGDLIAVLELHRHLGREPFNLSHQEVATANLAWASVAIHQVQVCRGLAKQTELNDFLLDVSKTYFDNIVAIDSLLEHIMIYAKNLVNADRCALFQVDHNNKELYSDLFDIGEENEGKPVFKKTKEIRFSIEKGIAGQVARTGEVLNIPDAYADPRFNREVDLYTGYTTRNILCMPIVSRGTVIGVVQMVNKLNGSAFTKTDENNFKMFAVFCALALHCANMYHRIRHSECIYRVTMEKLSYHSICTSEEWKTLTQLSLPTPIYKEIELFHFDISPYEELWPAVFVYMVHSSCGKNSFELEKLCRFTMSVRKNYRRVPYHNWKHAVTVAHCMYVILQKTSGIFTELERKGLLIACLCHDLDHRGYSNSYLQKFDHPLAALYSTSTMEQHHFSQTVSILQLEGHNIFSNLTSSEYEQVLEIIRKAIIATDLALYFGNRKQLADLLSTGALDLNNHAHRDRVIGLMMTACDLCSVTKLWPVTRLTANDIYAEFWAEGDEMKKIGMQPIPMMDRDKKDEVPQGQVGFYNAVAIPCYTTLSELFPPSDPLLRACRENLGQWERIVRGEEPCAWTPCEEPEQSELLESGPVKVDN; via the exons CCACAAAAGCTGATGGTTTTGCACTATACTTCCTTGGAGAATGCAACAAT ACCCTGTGTTTATTCACGCCAACCGGGGCGAAGGAGGGGCTTCCTGGGCTCATCCCCTCCGGTCCCATTGCGTTCGGTACCACCATAGCTGCTCACGTTGCCAAGACACGCAAGACACTACTTGTAGAAGACATCATGGGG gacGAGCGGTTCCCTCATGGCACAGGGCAGGACTCAGGGATCCATGTTCACTCTGTTCTGTGTCTCCCCATCCTCACGGCCATCGGAGACCTGATTGCTGTGCTGGAGCTGCACCGCCACCTGGGCCGAGAGCCCTTCAACCTCAGCCACCAGGAG gttGCCACTGCAAATTTAGCATGGGCTTCTGTAGCTATTCACCAAGTGCAG GTCTGCAGAGGTTTAGCAAAGCAGACAGAGCTCAACGACTTCCTCCTAGATGTGTCAAA AACGTACTTCGACAACATTGTGGCAATAGATTCTCTACTTGAACATATCATG ATATATGCAAAAAACCTGGTGAATGCAGACAGATGCGCCCTCTTCCAGGTCGATCACAATAACAAAGAGCTGTACTCTGACCTCTTCGATATCGGGGAGGAGAATGAAGGGAAGCCGGTATTTAAGAAAACCAAAGAAATTAG GTTTTCTATAGAGAAGGGCATAGCGGGTCAAGTGGCACGAACAGGAGAGGTCTTGAATATTCCAGATGCCTATGCAGACCCACGGTTCAACAG AGAAGTGGACCTGTATACTGGCTACACAACACGGAACATCCTGTGCATGCCCATCGTCAGCCGAGGGACCGTAATAGGCGTGGTACAGATGGTGAACAAGCTGAACGGAAGTGCCTTCACTAAAACTGACGAGAACAACTTTAAGATGTTCGCTGTCTTTTGTGCTCTGGCCTTACACTGTGCAAAT atgtatcaTCGGATCAGACATTCAGAGTGCATCTACAGAGTGACGATGGAGAAACTTTCATACCACAGCATCTGCACATCTGAGGAGTGGAAGACTCTCACACAGCTTTCCCTTCCTACCCCTATATACAAAGAGATTGAACT GTTCCACTTTGACATTAGCCCTTATGAGGAACTCTGGCCTGCAGTCTTTGTGTACATGGTTCACAGTTCATGTGGGAAAAACAG TTTTGAGCTGGAGAAGTTGTGTCGCTTCACCATGTCAGTGCGAAAGAATTACAGACGGGTTCCATACCACAACTGGAAGCATGCGGTGACGGTGGCCCACTGCATGTACGTCATTCTCCAGAAAACCTCTGGAATCTTCACTGAACTGGAG AGGAAAGGTCTGCTCATAGCCTGCTTGTGTCATGATCTCGACCACCGAGGTTACAGTAACAGCTACCTGCAGAAGTTTGACCACCCGCTGGCGGCGCTGTACTCCACGTCCACCATGGAACAGCATCATTTCTCCCAGACGGTGTCTATCCTGCAG CTGGAAGGGCACAATATTTTCTCCAACCTGACTTCCAGCGAGTACGAGCAGGTGCTAGAGAtcatccgcaaagccatcatCGCCACCGACCTGGCACTCTACTTCGGCAACCGCAAACAGCTTGCTGATCTGCTGAGCACAGGAGCGCTGGACCTGAACAACCACGCCCACAG GGACCGCGTAATAGGCCTGATGATGACGGCGTGTGATCTCTGCTCTGTTACTAAACTGTGGCCTGTCACTCGCCTCACAGCCAATGACATCTATGCAGAGTTCTGGGCTGAG GgggatgagatgaagaagatagGAATGCAGCCCATTCCCATGATGGACAGGGATAAGAAGGATGAGGTTCCTCAGGGACAG gtgggGTTTTACAATGCAGTGGCCATTCcctgttacaccacactgtctgagCTGTTCCCTCCATCTGATCCTCTTCTTCGAGCCTGCAG GGAAAACCTGGGCCAGTGGGAGCGTATCGTTCGAGGGGAAGAGCCATGCGCGTGGACTCCATGTGAGGAACCGGAGCAGAGTGAGCTGCTAGAGTCTGGACCAGTCAAAGTGGACAACTGA